The following proteins are co-located in the bacterium genome:
- a CDS encoding polyprenyl synthetase family protein, whose protein sequence is MDAPSPRPGRAADVAAIAWLSHARERVERDLDDLLVLPDEAGIDPRWSAALGEARAFAARPAKRLRPALVVLGWGAARGLAAVPDGVWRFAASLELLHTFLLIHDDVADGAAIRRGGPALHRCLADGRRGEDLAVVVGDHLFARALEAMLESALPRAGEVARYWLGVCRSTAAGQFLDLALARTPLAEVTLFQTLRVGLLKTARYGFVAPLVGGARLAAAEPAVLRGLERVGRQVGVAFQIRDDLLGLFGEPACTGKPVLDDLVAGKPTYPIVAAYARAPAPVRADLDRLWSGGLDDPAGRARLLALVEAHGGRAAAERVIVHASRAAARTLRALPVDAAVRALLDELIGMLAARAV, encoded by the coding sequence ATGGACGCTCCGAGCCCGCGCCCCGGCCGCGCCGCCGACGTTGCGGCGATCGCGTGGCTGTCGCATGCCCGCGAGCGCGTCGAGCGCGATCTCGACGATCTCCTGGTGCTGCCCGACGAGGCCGGCATCGACCCGCGCTGGTCCGCCGCCCTGGGCGAAGCGCGCGCCTTCGCGGCGCGGCCCGCCAAGCGCCTGCGGCCGGCGCTCGTCGTCCTCGGCTGGGGCGCGGCGCGCGGGCTGGCCGCCGTGCCCGACGGCGTCTGGCGCTTCGCGGCCAGCCTGGAGCTGCTGCATACCTTCCTCCTGATCCACGACGACGTCGCCGACGGGGCCGCCATCCGCCGCGGCGGGCCGGCGCTGCATCGCTGTCTGGCCGACGGCCGGCGCGGCGAGGACCTCGCCGTCGTCGTCGGCGACCACCTCTTCGCACGCGCCCTGGAGGCGATGCTCGAGAGCGCGCTGCCGCGGGCGGGCGAGGTGGCGCGCTACTGGCTCGGCGTCTGCCGCTCGACGGCCGCGGGACAGTTCCTCGACCTCGCGCTGGCACGCACGCCGCTCGCCGAGGTCACGCTGTTCCAGACGCTGCGGGTCGGGCTGCTCAAGACCGCGCGCTACGGCTTCGTCGCGCCGCTCGTGGGCGGCGCGCGCCTGGCCGCGGCGGAGCCCGCCGTGCTGCGCGGCCTCGAGCGCGTCGGCCGGCAGGTGGGCGTCGCCTTCCAGATCCGCGACGATCTCCTCGGGCTCTTCGGCGAGCCGGCGTGCACCGGCAAGCCCGTGCTCGACGATCTCGTGGCGGGCAAGCCGACGTATCCGATCGTCGCCGCCTATGCCCGCGCGCCCGCGCCGGTGCGGGCGGACCTCGATCGCCTGTGGAGCGGCGGCCTCGACGATCCCGCCGGCCGCGCGCGGCTGCTCGCGCTGGTCGAGGCGCACGGCGGGCGGGCCGCCGCCGAGCGCGTGATCGTCCACGCCTCGCGCGCGGCGGCGCGCACCCTGCGCGCGCTCCCCGTGGATGCCGCGGTGCGCGCGCTCCTGGACGAGCTGATCGGCATGCTGGCGGCGCGCGCCGTCTGA
- a CDS encoding lysophospholipid acyltransferase family protein yields MIRAAKDGPLAALVAAYVGCKVRRAFRGVWLRGALPPADARLVVYANHTSFWDGFACHLLCRAGGWDAYCMMEEANLARYRFLRRLGAFSVRRGDAQAAIETLRYAVGLLRRPGRAVVVFPEGVLRPWTGALQPLERGVEVLARRAGARCLPVAIRYRFFEHELPDLLLAVGEAHDPAPLAELATRLAAAVAEVGDTATLADFTPLLRGRRSVVERWDAARGLREAP; encoded by the coding sequence GTGATCCGCGCGGCCAAGGACGGTCCGCTGGCCGCGCTGGTCGCGGCGTACGTCGGGTGCAAGGTACGGCGGGCGTTCCGCGGCGTCTGGCTGCGCGGCGCGCTGCCGCCGGCCGATGCGCGCCTCGTCGTCTACGCCAATCACACCAGCTTCTGGGACGGCTTCGCCTGCCACCTGCTGTGCCGCGCCGGCGGTTGGGACGCCTACTGCATGATGGAGGAGGCGAACCTGGCCCGGTACCGCTTCCTGCGGCGGCTCGGTGCGTTCTCCGTGCGCCGCGGCGACGCGCAGGCGGCGATCGAGACGCTGCGCTACGCCGTCGGCCTGCTGCGTCGTCCCGGGCGTGCCGTGGTCGTCTTTCCCGAAGGCGTGCTGCGGCCGTGGACGGGCGCGCTCCAGCCGCTCGAGCGTGGCGTCGAGGTGCTCGCACGCCGCGCCGGCGCCCGCTGCCTGCCGGTCGCGATCCGCTATCGCTTCTTCGAGCACGAGCTCCCCGACCTGCTGCTGGCGGTGGGCGAGGCGCACGATCCCGCGCCGCTGGCCGAGCTCGCGACGCGGCTCGCCGCCGCCGTGGCCGAGGTCGGCGACACGGCCACGCTCGCCGATTTCACGCCGCTGCTGCGCGGGCGGCGCTCGGTGGTGGAGCGGTGGGACGCAGCCCGCGGCCTGCGGGAGGCGCCGTGA
- a CDS encoding carotenoid biosynthesis protein, whose protein sequence is MTAIVVAWALLAAGFSVVTLVRLGWRSPPPPVPAAPPVLLLRPADVPSAAELTALATPLAYPGPLAHVVISPARPALPPGVEWLASDPATPNRKVGHLLAALAALAPGERVVLAIDADVAVDAVLVQALAAAVAGGAALATAAPAPEPAAGLVPRAVRALLCHTQLSFAALDAMAVGAHAICGKAMALSPAALDGLPPLRDRVGEDLELAAWLHARALPVALVAPRARVPQASHAPAAPALARFVRWMQVLRAHRPALALTVPLLFTPTLPLVLGAALAASPIAWLAVGTCAGVRTLLAWRLEPRGALGWPLGEALLLVAFVRALVARTVTWRGRTFRLARGGRMEPVTP, encoded by the coding sequence GTGACGGCGATCGTGGTCGCATGGGCGCTCCTCGCCGCCGGCTTCAGCGTCGTGACGCTCGTGCGTCTCGGGTGGCGCTCGCCGCCGCCGCCGGTGCCGGCGGCCCCGCCGGTACTGCTTCTGCGTCCCGCCGACGTGCCGAGCGCGGCGGAGCTGACGGCGCTCGCGACGCCGCTCGCGTACCCGGGTCCGCTGGCGCACGTCGTGATCTCGCCGGCGCGCCCGGCGCTGCCGCCGGGGGTCGAGTGGCTCGCCTCCGATCCCGCGACGCCGAACCGCAAGGTGGGCCATCTGCTCGCGGCCCTGGCGGCGCTCGCTCCCGGCGAGCGCGTCGTCCTCGCGATCGACGCCGACGTCGCCGTCGACGCCGTGCTCGTGCAGGCGCTCGCCGCCGCCGTCGCGGGCGGCGCGGCGCTCGCCACCGCCGCACCCGCCCCGGAGCCCGCAGCGGGGCTCGTTCCGCGCGCCGTGCGGGCGCTCCTCTGCCATACGCAGCTCTCGTTCGCGGCGCTCGACGCCATGGCCGTCGGCGCGCACGCCATCTGCGGCAAGGCGATGGCGCTGTCGCCGGCGGCGCTGGACGGCCTGCCGCCGCTGCGCGACCGCGTCGGCGAAGACCTGGAGCTGGCCGCGTGGCTGCACGCACGGGCGCTGCCGGTCGCCCTGGTGGCGCCGCGGGCGCGCGTACCGCAGGCGTCGCACGCGCCGGCGGCGCCGGCGCTGGCGCGCTTCGTGCGCTGGATGCAGGTGCTGCGCGCGCACCGTCCGGCGCTGGCGCTGACGGTGCCGCTCCTGTTCACGCCGACGCTGCCGCTCGTCCTCGGCGCGGCTCTCGCGGCGAGCCCGATCGCCTGGCTCGCGGTCGGGACGTGCGCCGGCGTCCGCACGCTGCTCGCCTGGCGTCTCGAGCCGCGCGGCGCGCTCGGCTGGCCGCTCGGCGAGGCGCTGCTGCTGGTCGCTTTCGTGCGCGCGCTCGTGGCCCGCACCGTCACGTGGCGCGGGCGTACGTTCCGCCTCGCGCGCGGCGGGCGCATGGAGCCGGTGACGCCATGA
- the ccrA gene encoding crotonyl-CoA carboxylase/reductase produces the protein MLAQVIRQDRFGPPTKAFQIEEIATPSELAPDEVLVWVMAAGINYNNVWAGLGSPIDVIKGHQRDKEWPDETPFHIGGSDASGIVWKVGSAVTNVQVGDEVVIHCGMWKADCAAVTNGTDPMFDPSFRIWGYERSWGSFAQFTRVQGHQCLPRPKHLSWDAAAAYMLVGATAYRMLMSWPPHAVQPGDAVLVWGGAGGLGCQAIQIAKAAGGVPIAVISSDDKIDFCRKLGARGTINRKGFKHWGMLPHWKDEAAYGEWLKGARAFGSAIWEALGERKSPRLVFEHPGEDTVPTSIFVCDTGGMVVICAGTTGYNATLDLRYHWMRQKRFQGSHFANDDDATKLNQLVLDGKVDPCLSETFTFAQIPHVHQLMYENRHPHGNMACLVNATTPGQMELAG, from the coding sequence ATGCTGGCCCAGGTGATCCGCCAGGATCGCTTCGGGCCGCCCACGAAGGCGTTCCAGATCGAGGAGATCGCGACCCCCTCCGAGCTCGCGCCCGACGAGGTGCTGGTCTGGGTGATGGCCGCCGGCATCAACTACAACAACGTCTGGGCCGGCCTCGGCTCGCCGATCGACGTCATCAAGGGCCACCAGCGCGACAAGGAATGGCCCGACGAGACGCCCTTCCACATCGGCGGCAGCGACGCGTCGGGCATCGTGTGGAAGGTCGGCAGCGCGGTGACGAACGTGCAGGTCGGCGACGAGGTCGTGATCCACTGCGGCATGTGGAAGGCCGACTGTGCCGCCGTGACGAACGGCACCGACCCGATGTTCGACCCGAGCTTCCGCATCTGGGGCTACGAGCGCAGCTGGGGCAGCTTCGCCCAGTTCACGCGCGTCCAGGGCCATCAGTGTCTGCCGCGGCCGAAGCACCTCTCGTGGGACGCGGCCGCCGCCTACATGCTGGTCGGCGCGACCGCGTACCGCATGCTGATGAGCTGGCCGCCGCATGCGGTGCAGCCCGGCGACGCGGTGCTCGTCTGGGGCGGCGCCGGCGGCCTCGGCTGCCAGGCGATCCAGATCGCCAAGGCGGCTGGCGGCGTCCCGATCGCGGTCATCTCGAGCGACGACAAGATCGATTTCTGCAGGAAGCTCGGTGCCAGGGGGACCATCAACCGCAAGGGCTTCAAGCACTGGGGGATGCTCCCCCACTGGAAGGACGAGGCCGCCTACGGCGAGTGGCTGAAGGGCGCCCGCGCCTTCGGCAGCGCGATCTGGGAAGCGCTCGGCGAGCGCAAGAGCCCGCGCCTCGTCTTCGAGCACCCCGGCGAGGACACCGTGCCGACGTCGATCTTCGTCTGCGACACGGGCGGCATGGTCGTCATCTGCGCCGGCACGACGGGCTACAACGCCACGCTCGACCTGCGCTACCACTGGATGCGGCAGAAGCGCTTCCAGGGATCGCACTTCGCGAACGACGACGACGCGACGAAACTCAACCAGCTGGTGCTGGACGGCAAGGTCGACCCCTGCCTGTCCGAGACGTTCACCTTCGCGCAGATCCCGCACGTCCACCAGCTCATGTACGAGAACCGCCATCCGCACGGGAACATGGCGTGCCTGGTGAACGCCACCACGCCCGGGCAGATGGAACTGGCTGGCTGA
- a CDS encoding lycopene cyclase domain-containing protein gives MGRWSYLLHLVLWAVPVLIGQLVLLRWRYRQDTGRVLRAIGLPVVVVTAWLVLADRIAIGTGVWTFGEGRTLGVTVDGVVPLEEALFFLVTNALVAVGLALLEGFGVRRVTP, from the coding sequence ATGGGACGCTGGAGCTATCTCCTGCACCTCGTGCTCTGGGCGGTGCCGGTGCTGATCGGGCAGCTCGTCCTGCTGCGCTGGCGTTACCGGCAGGACACGGGGCGCGTGCTGCGCGCCATCGGTCTGCCGGTCGTGGTCGTGACGGCGTGGCTCGTGCTCGCCGACCGCATCGCCATCGGCACCGGGGTCTGGACGTTCGGCGAGGGCCGCACCCTCGGGGTCACGGTCGACGGCGTGGTGCCGCTCGAGGAGGCGCTGTTCTTCCTCGTCACCAACGCGCTCGTCGCGGTCGGGCTGGCACTGCTCGAGGGCTTCGGCGTGCGGCGGGTGACGCCGTGA
- a CDS encoding MBL fold metallo-hydrolase — protein MAQQIWFKQLELGPMQNYVYLLGDPETREAAVIDAAWDIDAIVAAAEADGYRITHDLVTHFHPDHLGGNLMGHNITGAAELTARVPAKIVVHREELPFVPRVTGLSESDCTAASGGDVIEIGNLRVTLLHTPGHTPGSQCFLVGNAVVSGDTLFIGSCGRVDLPGSNAEDMYRSIHEVLGALPDGTILFPGHNYAPKTHSTIGEEKRTNFAMRLTSMKDFLALMSPLRV, from the coding sequence ATGGCGCAGCAGATCTGGTTCAAGCAGCTCGAGCTCGGCCCGATGCAGAACTACGTCTACCTGCTCGGCGACCCCGAGACGCGCGAGGCCGCGGTCATCGACGCGGCGTGGGACATCGACGCGATCGTCGCCGCCGCCGAGGCCGACGGGTACCGGATCACGCACGACCTGGTGACGCACTTCCACCCCGACCACCTCGGCGGCAACCTCATGGGCCACAACATCACCGGCGCCGCCGAGCTGACCGCGCGCGTGCCGGCGAAGATCGTCGTCCACAGGGAAGAGCTGCCGTTCGTGCCCCGCGTCACCGGGCTGTCGGAGTCCGACTGCACGGCGGCCTCGGGCGGCGACGTGATCGAGATCGGCAACCTGCGCGTGACCCTGCTCCACACGCCCGGCCACACGCCGGGCTCGCAGTGCTTCCTCGTCGGCAACGCGGTGGTGTCGGGCGACACGCTGTTCATCGGCTCGTGCGGCCGTGTCGACCTGCCCGGCTCCAACGCCGAGGACATGTACCGCAGCATCCACGAGGTGCTCGGCGCCCTGCCCGACGGCACCATCCTCTTTCCCGGCCACAACTACGCCCCGAAGACGCACTCCACGATCGGCGAGGAGAAGCGCACGAACTTCGCGATGCGCCTCACCAGCATGAAGGACTTCCTCGCCCTCATGAGCCCGCTGCGCGTCTGA
- a CDS encoding phytoene/squalene synthase family protein, whose protein sequence is MNDLLVRDGYRRAHALTRTHAKSFHFASWALGGARRRGALALYAFCRRLDDLVDEPSAPPAALVPRLEAARALVRAVCGPGAGAVPAPFDVAETAALRDTIRRFAIPEAPLQDLIDGVAMDLTVHRYATAAALDRYCYLVAGTVGLMMAPLLGYRDPAALAPAAALGHAMQLTNILRDVGEDLARDRIYLPQADLAAAGLSEADLRAGRVDARFRACMQAQVARARALYAEARRGIPLLDGARSRLTVRLMAAVYGDILRAIEAQDYDVFRRRAVVSGGRKLVLAAAALGLREAPA, encoded by the coding sequence ATGAACGACCTCCTCGTCCGCGACGGCTATCGGCGCGCGCACGCGCTCACCCGCACCCACGCGAAGAGCTTCCACTTCGCGTCCTGGGCGCTCGGCGGCGCGCGGCGCCGCGGCGCGCTCGCGCTCTACGCGTTCTGCCGCCGGCTCGACGACCTCGTCGACGAGCCGAGCGCGCCGCCGGCGGCACTCGTGCCGCGGCTCGAGGCCGCGCGGGCGCTGGTGCGGGCGGTGTGCGGCCCGGGCGCCGGCGCGGTGCCGGCGCCGTTCGACGTCGCCGAGACCGCGGCGCTGCGCGACACGATCCGCCGCTTCGCGATTCCCGAGGCGCCGCTCCAGGATCTGATCGACGGCGTCGCGATGGACCTCACGGTGCACCGCTACGCTACCGCGGCCGCCCTCGACCGCTACTGCTACCTCGTCGCCGGCACCGTCGGCCTCATGATGGCGCCGCTGCTCGGATACCGGGATCCGGCTGCGCTCGCGCCGGCGGCCGCGCTCGGCCACGCCATGCAGCTGACGAACATCCTGCGCGACGTCGGCGAGGATCTCGCCCGCGACCGCATCTATCTGCCGCAGGCGGACCTCGCCGCCGCCGGGCTGTCGGAGGCGGACCTCCGCGCCGGGCGCGTCGACGCCCGCTTCCGCGCCTGCATGCAGGCCCAGGTGGCGCGGGCGCGGGCGCTCTACGCCGAGGCCCGGCGCGGCATCCCGCTGCTCGACGGGGCCCGCTCGCGGCTCACGGTGCGGCTCATGGCTGCGGTCTACGGCGACATCCTGCGCGCCATCGAGGCCCAGGACTACGACGTCTTCCGGCGGCGCGCCGTCGTCTCGGGTGGGCGCAAGCTGGTGCTCGCCGCCGCGGCGCTCGGCCTGCGCGAGGCGCCGGCGTGA
- a CDS encoding lycopene cyclase domain-containing protein, which translates to MTYGGFLFLFVVPPLLAVLWRHGWALHRRGWAAMALLLVIVYASTTAWDNAAVAMGLWGFDPQRVWGPHLWYLPVEEYAFFGLQTLLTGVWVQARLARALGRAGAR; encoded by the coding sequence ATGACCTACGGCGGCTTCCTCTTCCTCTTCGTCGTGCCGCCGCTGCTCGCGGTGCTCTGGCGCCACGGCTGGGCGCTGCACCGCCGCGGCTGGGCGGCGATGGCGCTGCTGCTGGTCATCGTCTACGCGTCCACGACGGCGTGGGACAACGCAGCCGTCGCCATGGGCCTCTGGGGATTCGATCCGCAGCGCGTCTGGGGCCCGCACCTCTGGTACCTGCCGGTGGAGGAGTACGCGTTCTTTGGCCTCCAGACCCTGCTCACCGGCGTCTGGGTGCAGGCGCGGCTGGCTCGGGCGCTCGGGCGCGCCGGAGCGCGCTGA
- the crtI gene encoding phytoene desaturase: MTRRRAAVVGGGFGGLVAAGLLARAGLEVTLWEAGATLGGKAQRLRAEGLVLDTGPTLLTMPDVVRDVFAALGASDLLPPITPLRLHCEYRFADGGRFRAWDRLDDTAAEAAAIEPADGDGLRAFYAEAATLWRVAGEPYLEAPFGGVADFFRRVARRGPGAIVRGMRMGTLAGLAARHLRAPALRQFAGRFATYVGAAPDEVSAAFAMIPHLELAQGVHHVGGGMGALVDALGAALRRLGVRVVCDVRAGWGGTAGALRAGPAGHEEPADVVVVNADPLGPEPRGRLAMSGYVLCLGLPRRLALPHHTVAFAADYAGEFRALAAGEVAADPTVYVCHPVATDAAMAAPGRDGLYVMANAPPLPAGPVPEAWPQAAAVRARCLARLAREWGADLLDGATVLAERTPVDFARQGAPRGSLYGYLPRGRFGAFRRPPMRGPVPGVFFAGGGTHPGGGVPLVMRSGRFAAGLALAHLGVAA; the protein is encoded by the coding sequence GTGACGCGGCGGCGCGCCGCCGTCGTGGGCGGCGGCTTCGGCGGCCTGGTCGCGGCGGGGCTCCTGGCGCGGGCCGGGCTCGAGGTCACGCTGTGGGAGGCCGGGGCGACGCTCGGGGGCAAGGCGCAACGCCTGCGCGCCGAGGGGCTCGTCCTCGATACCGGGCCGACGCTGCTCACCATGCCGGACGTCGTGCGCGACGTGTTCGCGGCGCTCGGGGCGTCGGACCTCCTGCCGCCGATCACGCCGCTGCGGCTCCACTGCGAGTACCGCTTCGCCGACGGGGGCCGCTTCCGTGCCTGGGATCGGCTCGACGACACCGCCGCCGAGGCGGCGGCGATCGAGCCGGCCGACGGCGACGGGCTGCGCGCCTTCTACGCCGAGGCGGCGACGCTCTGGCGCGTCGCGGGCGAGCCGTATCTCGAAGCGCCGTTCGGCGGGGTCGCCGACTTCTTCCGCCGCGTCGCGCGGCGCGGGCCCGGCGCGATCGTGCGCGGCATGCGCATGGGCACGCTCGCCGGTCTCGCGGCCCGGCACCTGCGCGCGCCGGCGCTGCGCCAGTTCGCAGGCCGCTTCGCGACCTACGTCGGCGCCGCACCGGACGAGGTGAGCGCGGCGTTCGCGATGATCCCGCACCTGGAGCTCGCCCAGGGCGTGCACCACGTGGGCGGCGGCATGGGTGCGCTCGTCGACGCGCTCGGGGCGGCGCTGCGCCGGCTCGGCGTGCGCGTCGTGTGCGACGTCCGGGCAGGATGGGGCGGCACGGCGGGCGCGCTGCGCGCCGGGCCGGCGGGGCACGAGGAGCCCGCCGACGTCGTGGTCGTGAACGCCGACCCGCTCGGTCCCGAGCCGCGTGGACGGCTGGCGATGTCCGGCTACGTGCTCTGTCTCGGCCTGCCGCGGCGCCTGGCGTTGCCGCACCACACGGTGGCCTTCGCTGCCGACTACGCCGGCGAGTTCCGCGCCCTCGCCGCCGGCGAGGTCGCGGCCGATCCGACCGTCTACGTCTGCCATCCCGTCGCGACCGACGCCGCCATGGCGGCGCCGGGCCGCGACGGCCTCTACGTCATGGCGAACGCGCCGCCGCTGCCGGCCGGCCCCGTCCCCGAAGCCTGGCCGCAGGCGGCGGCGGTACGCGCCCGCTGCCTCGCGCGCCTCGCGCGCGAGTGGGGCGCAGACCTCCTCGACGGCGCGACGGTGCTCGCGGAGCGCACGCCCGTGGACTTCGCGCGCCAGGGTGCACCGCGCGGCTCGCTCTACGGCTATCTGCCGCGCGGCCGGTTCGGCGCGTTCCGGCGCCCGCCGATGCGCGGCCCGGTGCCGGGCGTCTTCTTCGCCGGCGGCGGCACGCATCCGGGGGGCGGCGTGCCGCTCGTCATGCGCTCGGGACGTTTCGCGGCCGGCCTGGCGCTCGCGCACCTCGGGGTGGCGGCGTGA
- a CDS encoding carotenoid 1,2-hydratase, producing MPTASGPPPLPARSGAYRWLYADVQAGPVTVVCIFMLGALFSPRYAVAARRGAAPLDHTAVNCAVYRDGRRVAWAFTEWEGAEAGPVHLRIGRSTWCWTDGGVAITVDERTAPWGTPLRLSLRLHPDTDAGPAIALDARRRHHWQAAMPRARARLTVPGLGLHADGLGYHDGNHGEEPLGGDLPGWTWARVHGARRTTIAYHLPAPAHTIVVDAGSDGVTDARTPPAEPPQRRTRWGLAVPQRLAVGDRVLVPAHLLESSPFYARLEARGAASGGIAEVADFRRFQQRRIRWMAYFRMRRERAA from the coding sequence CTGCCGACCGCGAGCGGCCCGCCGCCGCTGCCCGCGCGCAGCGGCGCGTATCGCTGGCTCTACGCCGACGTCCAGGCCGGGCCGGTAACGGTGGTCTGCATCTTCATGCTGGGCGCGCTGTTCTCGCCTCGCTACGCCGTCGCCGCGCGCCGGGGCGCTGCCCCGCTCGACCACACCGCGGTCAACTGCGCCGTCTACCGTGACGGCCGCCGCGTGGCCTGGGCGTTCACGGAGTGGGAGGGCGCCGAGGCCGGTCCCGTCCACCTGCGCATCGGGCGCTCGACGTGGTGCTGGACGGACGGCGGCGTCGCCATCACCGTCGACGAGCGCACGGCGCCATGGGGCACGCCGCTGCGCCTGTCCCTGCGCCTGCATCCCGACACGGACGCCGGCCCGGCGATCGCGCTCGACGCCCGCCGGCGTCATCACTGGCAGGCGGCGATGCCGCGCGCCCGCGCGCGCCTGACGGTGCCCGGGCTCGGCCTTCACGCCGACGGCCTCGGCTACCACGACGGCAACCACGGCGAGGAGCCGCTCGGCGGCGACCTGCCCGGGTGGACCTGGGCGCGCGTGCACGGCGCGCGCCGCACCACGATCGCCTATCACCTGCCGGCGCCGGCACACACGATCGTCGTCGACGCCGGCAGCGACGGCGTCACCGACGCGCGCACCCCGCCGGCCGAGCCGCCGCAGCGCCGCACGCGCTGGGGGCTCGCCGTGCCGCAGCGGCTCGCGGTCGGCGACCGCGTGCTGGTGCCGGCGCACCTGCTCGAGTCGTCGCCGTTCTACGCGCGGCTCGAGGCGCGGGGCGCGGCGAGCGGCGGCATCGCCGAGGTCGCCGACTTCCGCCGCTTCCAGCAGCGTCGCATCCGCTGGATGGCCTACTTCCGCATGCGCCGGGAGCGGGCGGCGTGA
- the crtI gene encoding phytoene desaturase — protein MASTRRTRIALVGAGVGGLSAAARLAAEGFAVTVYEQGAGPGGRCGRIADRGFAFDTGPTLLLMPEVLEETFAVCGRRLADYLTLHRCDPNYRIHFRDGSAVTFTTELTAMAQELERIEPGSSQRYLEFLAQGQIQYRTSVDRFVGRNFDHLGQFLTPGNLRQVLRVRAHRKMYAEVSRFFRDERLRAALSFQTMYLGISPYDAPAVYGLLPYTELGMGIWYPKGGMYRLPLALERLCTELGVTIHYRTPVARIACEGTRATGVVLADGRHVAADVVLCNADLPWAYRNLLDPATTRLPRAERLRYTSSAFMLYLGVSRRLPELLHHNVFFGRDYRGSFDDIFRRFRVPDDPSFYVNVPSRTDPACAVAGGDAVYVLVPVPHRHRSLDWAVEGPRLRAKVFQRLAEIGCDDVERHVVVEHRRTPDDWAAELNLELGSAFGLSHDFFQVGPFRPKNQDPTVRNLFFVGASTQPGTGLPMVMLSARLVVERIRAHAGAQPAPAVAEVGSRAATGTAA, from the coding sequence ATGGCATCGACCCGGAGAACCCGCATCGCGCTCGTCGGCGCCGGCGTGGGCGGCCTGTCGGCGGCGGCTCGTCTCGCCGCGGAGGGCTTCGCGGTGACGGTCTACGAGCAGGGCGCGGGGCCGGGCGGGCGTTGCGGGCGCATCGCCGACCGCGGCTTCGCCTTCGACACCGGGCCGACGCTGCTGCTCATGCCGGAGGTTCTCGAGGAGACGTTCGCGGTCTGCGGGCGGCGGCTCGCCGACTACCTGACGCTGCACCGTTGCGATCCCAACTACCGCATCCACTTCCGCGACGGCTCGGCGGTCACGTTCACGACCGAGCTCACCGCGATGGCGCAGGAGCTGGAGCGCATCGAGCCGGGCAGCTCGCAGCGCTATCTCGAGTTCCTGGCGCAGGGACAGATCCAATACCGTACCTCCGTCGACCGCTTCGTCGGACGCAACTTCGATCATCTGGGCCAGTTCCTGACCCCGGGCAACCTGCGCCAGGTGCTGCGCGTGCGCGCGCATCGCAAGATGTACGCCGAGGTCAGCCGCTTCTTCCGCGACGAGCGCCTGCGCGCCGCCCTCAGCTTCCAGACGATGTACCTCGGCATCTCGCCCTACGACGCGCCCGCGGTCTACGGCCTCCTGCCGTACACCGAGCTCGGGATGGGCATCTGGTACCCGAAGGGCGGCATGTACCGGCTGCCGCTCGCGCTCGAGCGGCTGTGTACCGAGCTCGGCGTCACGATCCACTACCGCACGCCGGTCGCGCGCATCGCCTGCGAGGGGACGCGTGCCACGGGCGTCGTGCTCGCGGACGGGCGCCACGTCGCAGCCGACGTCGTCCTCTGCAACGCCGACCTGCCGTGGGCGTACCGCAACCTCCTCGACCCGGCGACGACGCGCCTGCCGCGCGCCGAGCGCCTGCGCTACACGTCGAGCGCCTTCATGCTCTACCTGGGCGTGTCGCGCCGCCTGCCGGAGCTGCTGCATCACAACGTCTTCTTCGGGCGTGACTACCGCGGCTCGTTCGACGACATCTTCCGCCGCTTCCGCGTGCCGGACGATCCGAGCTTCTACGTGAACGTCCCGTCGCGCACCGATCCCGCCTGTGCCGTCGCCGGCGGCGACGCGGTGTACGTCCTCGTGCCCGTGCCGCACCGCCATCGCTCGCTCGACTGGGCGGTCGAGGGGCCGCGCCTGCGCGCCAAGGTGTTCCAGCGGCTCGCCGAGATCGGCTGTGACGACGTCGAGCGTCACGTCGTCGTCGAGCACCGTCGCACGCCCGACGACTGGGCCGCCGAGCTGAACCTCGAGCTCGGCTCCGCGTTCGGGCTCTCGCACGACTTCTTCCAGGTCGGTCCGTTCCGGCCGAAGAACCAGGACCCGACCGTGCGCAACCTCTTCTTCGTCGGTGCGTCGACGCAGCCCGGCACCGGGCTGCCGATGGTGATGCTCTCGGCCCGGCTGGTCGTCGAGCGCATCCGCGCCCACGCCGGCGCGCAACCGGCGCCCGCCGTCGCCGAGGTGGGCAGCCGGGCGGCGACCGGCACCGCGGCATGA
- a CDS encoding VOC family protein, which produces MAVQGVYTTIYYVDDWDAAVSFYREVLGLKSLHIERGWAEFAAGKDGTIAIHQRDPKKKANTQLTHASLIVRDIEKTLVELEAGGATIVEPIRREEFGALATVTDPSGNLIGLYEPPDDRD; this is translated from the coding sequence ATGGCGGTCCAAGGCGTCTACACGACCATCTATTACGTCGACGACTGGGACGCGGCGGTGTCCTTCTACCGCGAGGTCCTGGGGCTCAAGTCCCTGCACATCGAGCGCGGCTGGGCCGAGTTCGCCGCGGGGAAGGACGGCACCATCGCGATCCACCAGCGCGACCCGAAGAAGAAGGCCAACACGCAGCTGACGCACGCGTCGCTGATCGTGCGCGACATCGAGAAGACGCTGGTCGAGCTCGAGGCCGGCGGCGCGACCATCGTCGAGCCGATCCGGCGCGAGGAGTTCGGCGCGCTCGCCACCGTCACCGACCCCAGCGGCAACCTGATCGGCCTCTACGAGCCGCCGGACGACCGCGACTAG